From Salinibacterium sp. ZJ450, one genomic window encodes:
- a CDS encoding sensor histidine kinase gives MPSLPTRVTWVLTAASIAWAGPLLAVDWPSPGWLVAGWLGAGLAVWFGAATWVVTRWPLPGVILTATGVLALGLMGLPPENAAPLGPVMITLVSVGYLLAPRVSVWAVPVLLASTATSADWDLPSIVFGCLLLSLPWWFGVLVRDRDGRRRRAAEHARRLSMVDPASQARLAAASERQEVAAAAFAVIDRAVERMTETAVAARQTLPSTALEAIHRCGEEATTRLRALLVLLREEPAASEAALAAPAASPGAAPSDAAPSGTAPDRAGRRGWVQLLIGAWPAALMLADVCFVPMLITASGAVDEPSWPAIPFLLLVVLPIVAAVVLRNRFTVSALLGTAALIAVATVTDLVALDRDGLWLSIAAAALSWSAARAGTRRAGLAWLVFAGTILTLIAIDTPDNLPIQIAMIVLPFGAAAAWSGQHAAEIIHLGEAQLRQAQIEAAERAAVSDERLQLARDLHDAASHAVGTMMMQANAARVLRERDPDAARAALDAIIDIGREASVELRTITTPPPGSDAASLTSQPTSRLEDDIDLADGITPLIAAARRAGAQVTTVVELTADAAPEDARLLLRVIREGLANAVRHAPGSDVTVQVCVTPSRALASVTNGPARPDPRHNAAMTLTTTIGSSLGLRGLRELVGERHGELSAGATGSGFVLTATFPVRRAVKPAVVR, from the coding sequence ATGCCGAGCCTGCCGACGCGCGTCACCTGGGTGCTGACTGCCGCGAGCATCGCGTGGGCGGGGCCGCTCCTGGCGGTGGATTGGCCAAGCCCGGGGTGGCTGGTCGCGGGCTGGCTGGGCGCGGGCCTGGCGGTGTGGTTCGGTGCGGCCACCTGGGTCGTCACGCGATGGCCGTTGCCCGGCGTGATCCTCACCGCCACGGGGGTGCTGGCGCTCGGCCTGATGGGCCTGCCGCCCGAGAACGCCGCCCCACTGGGTCCGGTGATGATCACCCTCGTCAGTGTCGGCTACCTCCTGGCACCGAGGGTGAGCGTGTGGGCAGTCCCGGTGCTGCTCGCTTCCACCGCGACATCCGCCGATTGGGATCTGCCGAGCATCGTCTTCGGGTGCCTCCTGCTGTCGCTCCCCTGGTGGTTCGGTGTGTTGGTCAGGGATCGCGACGGCCGTCGCCGACGCGCAGCGGAGCACGCTCGGCGTCTGTCGATGGTGGATCCGGCGTCGCAGGCACGGCTGGCGGCGGCATCCGAGCGGCAGGAGGTGGCGGCCGCGGCGTTCGCCGTCATCGATCGCGCGGTGGAGCGGATGACCGAGACGGCCGTCGCCGCGCGGCAGACGCTCCCGTCGACCGCGCTCGAGGCGATCCACCGGTGCGGGGAGGAGGCGACCACGCGGTTGCGGGCACTCCTCGTGCTGTTGCGCGAGGAGCCAGCCGCGAGCGAGGCCGCTCTGGCGGCGCCCGCTGCCTCGCCCGGCGCCGCGCCCTCCGACGCCGCGCCCTCGGGCACCGCACCCGATCGCGCCGGACGCCGGGGCTGGGTGCAGCTCCTGATCGGTGCATGGCCGGCCGCGCTCATGCTGGCGGATGTCTGCTTCGTGCCCATGCTGATCACCGCCTCCGGCGCCGTCGATGAGCCGTCATGGCCGGCCATCCCGTTCCTGCTGCTGGTGGTGCTGCCGATCGTGGCCGCGGTCGTGCTGCGCAACAGGTTCACCGTGTCCGCGCTGCTGGGAACTGCGGCGCTCATCGCGGTGGCGACCGTCACCGATCTGGTCGCCCTCGACCGCGACGGTCTCTGGCTGAGCATCGCGGCGGCCGCCCTGTCCTGGTCCGCCGCGCGAGCCGGCACCCGTCGCGCGGGCCTGGCGTGGCTGGTCTTCGCGGGCACGATCCTCACCCTGATCGCAATAGACACCCCCGACAACCTGCCTATCCAAATCGCGATGATCGTCCTTCCGTTCGGTGCGGCGGCCGCCTGGTCTGGGCAACACGCGGCCGAGATCATCCATCTCGGCGAGGCTCAGCTGCGGCAGGCCCAGATCGAGGCCGCGGAGCGGGCCGCAGTGTCGGACGAGCGGCTGCAACTTGCCCGTGACCTTCACGACGCGGCCAGCCACGCCGTGGGCACGATGATGATGCAGGCCAACGCGGCCAGAGTGCTGCGTGAGCGTGACCCGGATGCCGCGCGCGCTGCCCTCGACGCCATCATCGACATCGGCCGCGAGGCATCCGTCGAATTGCGTACCATCACAACACCGCCGCCGGGATCGGATGCCGCGTCCCTCACGTCACAGCCCACGAGCCGACTCGAGGACGACATCGACCTCGCCGACGGCATCACCCCACTCATCGCGGCGGCCCGGCGCGCGGGGGCCCAGGTGACCACTGTCGTCGAGCTGACAGCCGATGCAGCTCCCGAAGACGCCCGGCTGCTTCTGCGGGTGATTCGCGAGGGCTTGGCGAACGCCGTGCGTCACGCTCCCGGAAGCGACGTGACCGTGCAGGTCTGTGTCACCCCCAGCCGAGCACTCGCCAGCGTTACGAACGGCCCGGCCCGCCCGGATCCACGACACAATGCAGCCATGACACTGACCACGACGATCGGCTCGAGTCTGGGACTGCGCGGCCTGCGCGAGCTCGTCGGTGAACGGCACGGCGAGCTGTCGGCAGGGGCGACCGGTTCGGGCTTCGTGCTCACGGCGACCTTCCCCGTTCGCCGCGCCGTGAAACCGGCGGTGGTCCGGTGA